A DNA window from Pirellulales bacterium contains the following coding sequences:
- the ftsH gene encoding ATP-dependent zinc metalloprotease FtsH — translation MSVSTAWFMVIMFAIVALVYFSHEGGGRSEITYSFFHDQLEKNNIGEAEFSQQQLLGKFKVAPVAPKQPDAEEAESATKAPPEHLHQEFKVTLPPSDVTIDEVRKEMDRKQVIVSARLGSENSIWYMFLIWGLPLLLIIGLWWFLIRRTRDQFLGGGILSGFSKSPAKRYETMRRPITFADVAGLEGVKHDLEEVVEFLKNPEKFQRLGGRVPKGILLMGPPGTGKTLLARAVAGEAGVPFFSISGSEFIQMFVGVGASRVRDMFKTAKDAAPAILFIDEIDAVGRHRGAGLGGGHDEREQTLNQILSEMDGFSQNESVIVLAATNRPDVLDPALLRPGRFDRHITVDRPTQKGRVAIFKVHVRGVPLADDVDLERLASGTVGLTGADIRNLVNEAALWATRCGKDKVTMDDFEYARDKVLMGSKRDEVLTGKEKTMTAYHEAGHALLAWILPGIDRLHKVTIVPRGRALGVTQLLPEEDRLNINESELRSRLIFTLGGRAAEKLVFGEYSAGAENDLAQVTKLTRRMVAHWGMSERLGPVAYRTSEEHPFLGREIYEQREFSEHTAQVIDEEVSRILHEAADQAQQLLAERREKLDAVAHALEEKEVLDDAEIEELIGPSAYKNRAETNGKAHDDAAKPTGTEPVAKV, via the coding sequence ATGAGCGTTTCAACGGCTTGGTTCATGGTGATCATGTTCGCGATCGTGGCGCTCGTTTATTTCAGCCACGAGGGGGGTGGACGCTCCGAAATCACCTATAGCTTCTTTCACGATCAACTCGAAAAGAACAACATCGGCGAGGCGGAGTTCTCGCAACAACAGTTGTTGGGGAAGTTTAAGGTTGCTCCCGTCGCCCCGAAACAACCCGACGCCGAGGAGGCGGAGTCTGCCACAAAGGCGCCGCCGGAACATTTGCATCAGGAGTTCAAGGTGACGCTGCCGCCGTCGGACGTCACCATCGACGAAGTTCGCAAAGAAATGGACAGGAAGCAAGTCATCGTCAGCGCCCGCTTGGGGTCGGAGAATTCGATCTGGTATATGTTCTTGATCTGGGGACTGCCGCTGTTGTTGATCATCGGCCTGTGGTGGTTCCTCATCCGCCGCACGCGTGACCAATTCCTCGGGGGCGGAATCCTTTCGGGGTTCAGCAAGAGCCCGGCTAAACGCTACGAGACCATGCGGCGGCCGATCACTTTCGCCGACGTCGCCGGCCTGGAAGGGGTCAAGCACGATTTGGAGGAAGTGGTCGAATTCTTGAAAAACCCGGAGAAGTTCCAACGGCTCGGCGGCCGAGTTCCCAAGGGGATTCTCTTGATGGGACCGCCGGGCACGGGCAAGACGCTCTTAGCGCGGGCAGTGGCCGGGGAAGCGGGCGTGCCGTTTTTCTCGATCAGCGGATCGGAATTCATTCAGATGTTCGTTGGAGTTGGCGCGAGTCGAGTCCGCGATATGTTCAAAACGGCGAAAGATGCCGCTCCAGCGATCCTGTTTATCGACGAGATCGACGCCGTCGGCCGGCATCGCGGAGCGGGGCTGGGCGGCGGTCACGACGAGCGCGAGCAGACGCTGAATCAAATCCTGAGCGAGATGGACGGCTTCAGCCAGAATGAATCGGTGATCGTGCTGGCGGCCACGAACCGCCCCGACGTGCTCGATCCGGCATTGCTTCGGCCGGGCAGGTTCGACCGGCATATCACCGTCGATCGACCGACGCAAAAGGGGCGAGTCGCCATTTTCAAGGTCCACGTCCGCGGCGTCCCGCTGGCGGATGATGTCGATCTCGAGCGGCTGGCGAGCGGCACCGTTGGGCTCACGGGCGCCGACATCCGCAATCTGGTCAACGAGGCGGCCCTTTGGGCCACCCGTTGCGGCAAGGACAAGGTCACCATGGACGACTTTGAATACGCCCGCGACAAGGTACTGATGGGTTCTAAACGCGACGAGGTGCTCACGGGCAAAGAGAAAACGATGACGGCTTATCACGAAGCGGGGCACGCCCTGCTCGCCTGGATTTTGCCGGGCATCGATCGACTACACAAAGTGACCATCGTCCCGCGCGGCCGCGCGCTGGGCGTCACTCAGCTCTTGCCGGAAGAAGATCGGCTGAATATCAATGAATCCGAGCTGCGGAGCCGATTGATCTTCACGCTCGGCGGCCGGGCCGCGGAGAAACTCGTGTTCGGCGAGTATTCGGCCGGAGCTGAAAACGATTTAGCTCAAGTGACCAAGCTAACTCGGAGAATGGTGGCCCATTGGGGCATGAGCGAGCGGCTCGGCCCAGTGGCTTATCGCACCAGCGAGGAGCATCCGTTCCTCGGCCGCGAAATCTACGAACAGCGCGAGTTTAGCGAACACACGGCCCAGGTCATCGACGAAGAGGTTTCTCGCATTCTCCACGAGGCCGCCGATCAGGCCCAACAGCTCTTGGCGGAGCGTCGCGAGAAGCTTGACGCGGTCGCGCACGCCTTGGAAGAAAAGGAAGTGCTCGACGACGCGGAAATCGAGGAACTCATCGGCCCGTCGGCATACAAGAACCGCGCCGAAACCAACGGCAAGGCGCACGACGACGCAGCCAAGCCGACCGGTACGGAACCCGTTGCGAAGGTATAG
- a CDS encoding Dabb family protein produces MAAEPKVREAQLAHIVFFALNDSTPENRRKLVEACKTHLTDHPGEVYFSVGTPNPDLQRDVNDRDFDVALHVVFESRAAHDAYQSAPRHLKFIEENKATWKKVRVFDSDVR; encoded by the coding sequence ATGGCGGCAGAGCCGAAAGTCAGGGAAGCGCAGTTGGCCCACATCGTGTTCTTTGCGCTGAACGATTCCACGCCGGAGAATCGCCGAAAACTCGTCGAGGCCTGCAAGACGCATCTGACCGATCATCCGGGCGAGGTCTATTTTTCCGTCGGCACGCCGAACCCGGATCTCCAGCGGGACGTGAACGACCGCGACTTCGACGTGGCGTTGCACGTGGTATTCGAGAGCCGCGCGGCCCACGACGCCTATCAATCCGCCCCGCGACATCTCAAATTCATCGAAGAGAACAAGGCGACCTGGAAGAAAGTCCGCGTGTTCGATTCCGACGTGCGGTGA